The Carassius auratus strain Wakin unplaced genomic scaffold, ASM336829v1 scaf_tig00045365, whole genome shotgun sequence genome has a segment encoding these proteins:
- the LOC113087830 gene encoding prosaposin receptor GPR37-like — protein sequence MQMLLLLRTIFFIAGCPHVLLHGENRHAHTKEPVTLRSLRDAKPSATHPARHQAAGTPAFNIRQTSEDNTNLPEHLMLLLESGGKRYGYRHLLSNRTHTVTDRGTKLHKPLRRHKRKKLNAGMPATMGTVSGHNNSKPYSTSKRGRNHRRKRGTKEHHKKVFKSLKRGRNKSAVPLTPVETYYNALTSSLSMWEPMPKPLALTSTDFPFDLTRYAEFHTKPIDDPWDATPMTPPYAEDEESEIFPNPFYPVTSETYGAYAITIISVLIFTVGITGNIAIMCVVCHNYYMRSISNALLANLAIWDFALLLFCLPLVVFHELTKTWLLGQFTCKVIPYIEVASLGVTTFTLCALCIDRFRAASNVQMYYEMIENCTSTAAKLAVIWIGALLLALPELLIRQLVSENGDGTLDDPASERCLIRISTSLPDTLYVLGLTYEGARLWWCFGCYFCLPTLFTIGCSVATARRIRRAERGCARGNKKQIRLESQMNCTVVALAIVYGACVVPDNVCNIVSAYMAAGVPQSTMALLHLLSQLLLFLRATVTPVLLLCLCRPFGRAFLECCCCCCAEACGIAAHSSATASDDNEHECTTELELSPFSTIRREMSSYTATGSHC from the exons ATGCAGATGCTGCTGCTTTTAAGGACGATCTTTTTCATTGCAGGTTGTCCACACGTTTTGTTGCACGGAGAAAACCGTCATGCACACACCAAAGAACCAGTCACTCTTAGGAGCCTTCGTGATGCCAAACCCAGTGCCACACACCCTGCGAGACATCAAGCCGCAGGTACACCTGCCTTCAACATCAGACAGACTTCAGAAGACAACACTAACTTGCCTGAACATCTGATGCTGCTTTTGGAGAGCGGAGGTAAGCGGTATGGATACAGACATCTCTTGTCGAACAGAACACACACAGTCACGGACAGAGGCACAAAGCTGCATAAGCCCTTGCGGCGACATAAAAGGAAAAAGTTGAATGCTGGGATGCCTGCTACCATGGGAACAGTAAGTGGACACAATAACTCTAAGCCGTATTCAACAAGCAAGCGAGGAAGAAACCACAGACGCAAACGAGGCACAAAGGAACACCACAAGAAAGTGTTTAAGAGCTTGAAAAGGGGCCGGAATAAAAGCGCTGTCCCACTGACACCAGTTGAAACTTATTATAACGCCCTGACATCCTCTTTATCCATGTGGGAACCGATGCCTAAGCCTCTAGCTCTCACCTCCACAGATTTCCCATTCGATCTCACCAGATATGCTGAGTTCCACACCAAACCGATAGACGACCCGTGGGACGCCACGCCAATGACACCTCCATACGCCGAGGATGAGGAGAGCGAAATCTTCCCCAATCCTTTCTACCCCGTCACTAGCGAGACGTACGGGGCGTATGCAATCACCATCATTTCCGTCCTCATTTTCACTGTTGGAATAACAGGGAACATAGCAATAATGTGTGTGGTGTGCCATAACTACTACATGAGGAGCATCTCAAATGCTCTTCTGGCCAACCTGGCCATCTGGGACTTTGCACTGCTCTTGTTTTGCCTGCCACTCGTGGTGTTTCACGAACTCACAAAGACCTGGCTGCTGGGCCAGTTCACCTGTAAAGTCATACCCTATATTGAG GTGGCGTCTCTGGGTGTGACCACCTTCACCCTCTGTGCGCTCTGCATCGACCGTTTCCGTGCCGCGTCCAACGTCCAGATGTACTACGAGATGATCGAGAACTGCACCTCCACCGCCGCCAAGCTGGCCGTCATCTGGATCGGTGCCTTACTCCTCGCCCTCCCCGAGCTCCTGATCCGCCAGCTGGTGTCTGAAAACGGCGACGGCACGCTAGACGACCCGGCGTCTGAACGCTGCCTGATTCGCATCTCCACTTCCCTCCCCGACACGCTGTACGTCCTGGGCCTGACCTATGAAGGTGCGCGTCTCTGGTGGTGCTTCGGCTGCTACTTCTGCCTGCCGACGCTCTTCACCATCGGCTGCTCGGTGGCGACCGCTCGACGCATCCGTCGCGCCGAACGCGGCTGTGCTAGAGGCAACAAGAAGCAAATCCGCTTGGAAAGCCAAATGAACTGCACCGTGGTCGCGCTGGCGATCGTATACGGTGCATGCGTGGTTCCCGACAACGTGTGCAATATTGTTTCAGCGTACATGGCGGCCGGGGTCCCGCAGAGCACCATGGCACTGTTGCATCTGCTCAGTCAGCTGCTGTTGTTCCTGCGCGCGACAGTCACACCGGTGCTTCTTCTGTGCCTCTGCAGACCCTTCGGTCGAGCCTTTCTggagtgctgctgctgctgctgtgcagAGGCGTGTGGGATCGCAGCCCACTCTTCGGCCACAGCCAGCGACGACAACGAGCACGAGTGCACGACAGAACTGGAGCTGTCGCCGTTCAGCACTATACGCCGAGAGATGTCCAGCTACACAGCTACTGGATCCCACTGCTGA